The DNA sequence GCTAACTTCAGATGTGCTGATAAAAATAATTTCTGACTGTAACCCACAGAACTGTCATCCCAACAGGTGAGAAATGTACAAATCAGACAGGTGGAAAAAGAGCTGAGAGATCAGAAGGTGGAGCACGAGCTGCTGTTGCAATGCTGCTGGGAGGTAAGGTGACACATGCGCCGCTGTTGCAGCCCCCAGATGTTCACCTGAAcattcctgcagctggagcaaGAGCGTGATGAGCTGCTGAGGACGCAGGCGGACACCATCCTGGAGTTGCAGCAGAAGATTGGActgaaggagcagctgctgcagaggaagatggaggcacTGACAGAAGCTGTGGAGAATAGAGAAGCACAGCTGTATGCCGTGCTCTCTGCCGCCAACCTGGACCCGACCACAGCCAGTGACACCACCAAGAAACTCCAGGTTCCATTTCTAGTTTGGCTAACTGTTCTTCCCACCAAAGACACAAACTTACAGGTTTTCCTGATTTTAGGACATTTTGGACTCTGGTGATGTCACCATTAAGgccctgcagatggagctgagTGCCAGCTGTGAGGACTAACACTTCCACAATAAAAGACCTTAAGAGTAACCTTaagatgtgtttgtttcttctcctccctcctgtctgagCTTAacattaaaaaggaagaaacaaTTTCTGTAGATGTTATAGCTTCTGTTGGGCTCTGACCTCCAGGTTACATCCTGCTCGTCCAACAATTGCAGCAGTGTGTTTCCTGATGGCTAGCTGCAGTAGAGCCCAGACAAATCCCTTTGAGcatatttatcattttcaaaaaaGACGCTAAACATTCTTAATCACAACCAGCAGATCAATCAAATCTAAATGTCACCATTAATAATAAAACTTTGCCAACATCCTGTTATGATCTGTGCCATGATAGTTCTAACCAGAGTTTAGTGATTTCATGTGCTAAAGGGCACCCCCAAAGCATCACACTGAGAAGAGACCCAGCAGATCTATTCAGAGTCAACCTTTATATACAAGCAGGTTATAAAATTACACTGACCTCCAATTTGTGTgctcacacacatatatacacacacacacacacacacacacttcctctctaTAGCTTCTGAAACAAGCAGCATTTACATAAAACCAGTCAGTAAATGACTGGAGACATACACCTCTGATGATCACAGAACAAATCTGGAGTAGATGATTGACACCTGGCAAATTTAGAATTTTCCATTGAAAAGTTTGGGACTGTTTGATGCGCTGATAAGGAGTGCTGGGTTTACTGGGGTACGAAGTCCATTTGTGGGATGGTTTGAGGTGTGATGGCTCGGTGCAGCTCTGTGGGTCCATTCAGGACTCAGCCGGTACCGTGGCTGCTGTTCTCAAACACGCCCTTCCTAAAGAACGGCGAGAACTCACACACATCCCATTTGgtgagctggaggccaccatcAGGTCTGAGAGGCGAGTCTGAGGATAACAGCATCACCTGGAACAGGTTCCTCAGGTACCGCTGGAAAATCATCACATTGGAGTTAGCTGTCAGTGTGTTTGCTGGATTTTACACAAGATTTTACCTCCAGGTGGTTTCGGCGCTCCGCAACCATCCGTTCATCTCTGTTTCCAAACAGTTTCTTTGGAGGAAATTCCAGAGCTGCCAGCTGAGGAGaaaagagcacaaacacaatcaTACAGAGAAGGTGGGCGCCCCCAGACGTGTATGGTCTCACCTCAGGATACTTCAGCTTCAGACTCCTGTGCATCTCTCTGAAGCGGCTGTAGCGCCTGAACACTGTCCAGGTGTCATTGTGAACTGTGATCTGAAGACAAGCAGATCAAAGAATCAAAGAGTGAAGGACTGATGAAGGGGAGCTTCGGACTGCTCTGCTCACCTTCACTTCAAACTCAAAATGCTCATCCTTCCCCTGCCCGCGGAGGAAATAACGAGGAACGCTGATTCTGACCGGCTCCCAAAGGGTGGCGCTCGTCCCCAGAGAACGAGATATCAGGTGCTGGAAAGGAAATGACAAGATGGGataagaggagggggaagagggagagaaaaaagtcaACTTGGAGAGAGCAGGGTGTGACAGAGGTGAAAGTGTGGCATTcaaataaaggagagaagaagagttcagcctttattttccttcattgTTTCCAAGTAAAcgtaaaaaacaaaatctacATGAATAAAATGacacacaacaaaaacagtAAAGAGGGACCAGAGAAATGATCCTTTATCCCACAACAAGAACACTTTCTAAAAACTCTTTTAAAGGTTTCAGTGTGAAAACCACCTCCTGGGGGCCATTAGACACACAGATGGTTGATCAAAGTCATGGCTTCTGATGTACAGCCCAACCCCCCCgtcccccgcacacacacaaacacacacacacaatctgtgAGCACTGATGCAGTTCCAAAGCCTGGAACTGGGGATGGGCCAGGACCAGACTAGAGCCGCGGGTGACTGGGTGAAAGATGCCATCTTCACAGAGGAGCGCCACGTGAGTCTCTGCCAGCAGGAGTGTCACATGTCGTTTGGGTCAAGACGGCTAGAGGTCACGAGAAAAGAAGTGGACGAATGTCTGCCAGCGAGGGTTTGTCTGCCAGCGAGGGTTTGTCTGCCAGCGAGGGTTTGTCAGGACCGTCTATGTTCTCGTGAACCATGTAGAGCAGATTGGCAGAACCCGCTTAACCCTGGAGGTGACGCGAAGGCCGAAGCCCAAGACAATGTCAGGGGTGTGTGACATCCAATCCATAGAGAGGAGCATCAGGTCATCTGATGGAAGAGGGTGACCTTCAGTCCCTTCAGGGAGAGTTCCAGGACAAAGTACTTTGAGTAGAACCCTGCAAAACTCCTGCATCAGCCCTTTGCTGTAGGTGAAAATGGCCAAAATGGCGTTGTCAAAGCAGCCCAGGAGACGAACGTGCTGCCCCGCCAGGCTGATCTGGACCTCCCTGAGCTCTCCCAGGTTAAAATGATCAACACTTAGCGCTTGAGAATACTCTTTACTGGAAAGCACCACCACGTCCTTCTCTGATAATAGCAGGCTTCTGGACAGGAACCTGACGACTGGCGGTTTTCAGCCAGAAGATTGCCAAGAGCTTGCCAAGGCTGAGCTGAGGAACCAGAGATTGAAGCTGCCGTAGAGGTCATTTGAGACAGGACCGGAGGCAGCTGGACCAGCTTCTGACAGAACACTTCAGGACGTGTGTTCCTGACAAACCACAAAGAACCTCCGGGTCACATGGAGATGCCTGGAAGATCTGGCACTCTAGAAACCCGAGGAACGTCGGGGACGTTGCCTTTGGACCGATCATTCAAGCCCTTGTTGTTGGGAAGTTCTGTCAGCTTTTGGGGCTGCAGTCGATGGAGCAGGGGCAGCTCCCTGCTCACCTGAGTGGCATACTGAAGGAATATGCCCTTCATGTCGACCACACTCACATTTTGGATGAGTTCCCGCATTCCCTGTAAGCATCTTCTGGCATCTTTGTACCCTCCAGAGAATTTTTGTATAGAATGCTGGAAATCGTAGTTCCTGGCATCTCTGCAGGTTTCAGACAGTCTTCCGGTGAAATAGCCCAAACCGAAGCTTGCGCTGGTCTCAGCTGGAACATCTGAAGGTTCTGtctgctgcaactgctgccCGGACCCacggagagaaggaggagcatgTTTTCTGATCACCTCTGAGTGAGAACCTCCTCCCTGCCCCATCTGGGGCCACAGCAGGCAGAATCTAGCCTTTCCTGTTCAGCTTCTTTCTGGTCTTCTTCAAGACATTTTCCGTTCTCCTCCATTAGCAGagcaacttttcttttcttctgcctgaaggtttctgtgctttttttctgcttctgcccAGTCAGATCTCTGAGAGGGTGAGACTGAACACCACCCACTGGTGCTCTATGGGCACAAGGGGGAGGAAGTCCAGGGTCTAGAAGGTGGTGAAGGCTCTGAATTGAAGTCCTTCATGTACCCCGAGAAGGTTCAGCATGCAGATTACAACAAGGGAACAACTGAGATCAGGAAAATTGCTCAGACATGCAAATTCAGAAGAAAGTTGAGGACCAGAGACCTTCTGTGATTGAAGATTAAACCTGATTCAATCTGAATAATCCCAGATTACACCTAACAATCATGTGACGATAGTAGTTCAGACCGGGTAACATGAAAGTCGCTGGAGAAACCAACATCTGCTGAAAGAGAAGCTTCTGCTCTTACCTCATATTTGTGTCTTCTTGGATTCAAGTTTAGTAATTTTTCCTCGtcctgaaaagacaaaaatgtgatttaaacaGTCAAATTTTAACAGTTTAAACTTATTAGGatgtgaaatatttatttttacacaagAGAACATCAGAAATAAAACTGCTCAGATGATCCTGATCCGACCACCTCTGTTCATCTAACCGAACCTCCTAGTTCTCCTGCAGCTTAACGAGCTGAATATCAGTTCTGCTCAAACATCTGATCACGTTGATCTGATCAAGAACTCCACCAGATCATCAATGCATAACCAGCCTCATTGCTGATTGTGTGATCAAGATTGTCTTAGTTAAACAGGTACAACAAATTTTGAGGTCAGAAGTTTTGATTCAGAATAGACTCAGAAACACCGACCACAGAACAGATGCTAAATCTACGATACAAGAAGGTTTGCGCTGAAGCAATGGATAGGTTCTTACCCCGAGTGATTGACAGGACATAGATGGATCCAAGGTGCTGCTGCAACCATTCATAAGATTGATGTTCCTCAGCCGCCGCTGGACTTCCTCTTCGATGTATGCCTTAATCCTGCTGAAGGAAACAGGATGAAGCTTCAGAGAGCAGAAGACCAAAGATCGGTGCTGAAGTACCTGTCATCTGACAGAGGGGGCAGCAGTGGACTGAGACTGTGGAGGTGGACTGGACTAATTTTCTCATCGGAACCACCAGAATGGCTCCTGGTCTCTTCACCTTCACTGATCCTACGCTTTAGCTTCTGGATCTCCTGCTCCACTCTGGAAATAAACAGCAGGTtttctggttatactgggacagagaggatacatGCACTGGTTTTACTGAGCCAGCAgactctgacctctgctggtcCAGCTCTGTGCTTGTCTTCAggtttctgcagctcctctgtcTCAACTCTTCATCTTCAGGCTCCAGGGAGATGCTGCGTCTCAGGGCCGAGTGCCTCCGCTCCAGCCGGGCCACTGCCTGTTCCATggcctctctctgctgcttctcctttgACTCCAGgatctccttctccttcctcctcactttCTCCTCTTGACGTGCCACATTGGCTGTAAACTCATAGgtctcctgaagctgctggagctgctgggcgcTGTGCCGGTGgagcttcagcttctcctcttggTCTTCCAGCTCTTTCTCTACCTGGTAGAGTGTGTTGTTCAGGCCTGGCGGGTTGCCACTATCCACGCCACCACTGCGCTCCAGTGTCTCCATGgctctctgcttctcctctgttAATGCAGGCAAGAGGCCCACAATGCGGCTCAGCTGACGCTCTTTGAACTGCAGCTTGTGCTCAGCCTGtttgagcagctgctcctccaggcagaGAGCAGCCACGCCCTGTGTCTCCTCGCGGTCCTGCTGCTGTCGTTCTCTAAGACTGCagttgaggagcagcagcgtgtTATGCTCCACGCCTGCCTCCTTCTCCAGGCgctccctctgctgcagcagctccatctccagCTGACCCAGCTCCTTCACCTGCGCCTCCTTAAAGTTGGAGTATCGATCCTGGGCACTTTTGGCCAACTTACTGCCATCCTGTGGACCAAGGCGTTCTCCGGCTTCTTTGGCACGGAGGAGTGCCTCTCTTATCTCAGCCAGGGCCTGGTGCTCCTCCTCTAGGCGGTGGGCATTGTCACGGATGAGCAGCGTGGAGGCCTCCTCGTGTTTCTCCCTCAGCTGCTCTTCAAGTCGACCCACCAGGCTCAGCTGCTCtcgttcctgctcctccagacGACGGTGTTGAGCCTCCAGATGGAGCTTTTGCTCCTCGCGTTCCCGCTTCAGTCTCTCCAGCTCTCGGTAGatctctgtctgctctgtggCGTCCTGCCACCGCCGCTGCTCCTCGTCCACCTTCCCCTCTTGCTGCCAGTGATGCTGTTGGAGCCTAGGCCCCAGAATCTCCAGGCAGCGCTCTTTCTCAAAGCGCTCCTTCTCAGCCAGGAAGTCTCGAAGGCGACTCTCGATATCCTGACTGCGGCGGCGGAGGCTCTCTTCCTGACGTAGGATacgctgctgcacctgctcagaCTCCTTTCGCTGACTCTCAACCTCCTGCTGGAGGCGCTCCAGATCTGCCTTTTCACTCTGATGTTTGGCCTCCATCTCCTTAATGAGCCTCCTGTGCAAACATCTCACTCAGTTACAGGAGAACATTTAGATCAACTTTAATATTAAACAAGTGGCTGAAACAGCCCCAAAGTGAAGGTGAGaagaaatatttaaaaggtcAGAAAAGACAGGTTCATTTAGATCAGCCCAGGAGATTAAAGCTAAGAAACAGGAAGGACATCTTAAAGGCTCTTCTCAGTTTGTTTCTGATGCAGCTGTGGATGGGGTTTGATATTTCCAGGATAAAATAAACAGGATCAGTCCGGATCTTCTGTTACCTTTTGAactccagcttctccagctcttcaCGCTGCTGCCTCTCAAACTccagcctgcaaacacaaaaagCACCTTCAACTCCAGAGGAGTGAGACTCATCAGCAATGTTTAACAccaccagaggagagacggacAAAAACATGTGACATCACGTCTTCACTGTTGGACATCAATGGAGGTCAAAGCAACGAGCTGGCGTGCAAAATACAACACAACAGACAGATGGTGTAACAATGCTGCAGTCATTGTTAGCAGGGTTCATCTGGTCGAGTCAACATGTCTCACAACGGGACAGTTAGATGGGAAGTGGATGGCTGAGTCTACCTGAGGAGGACGGAGCCTTTCCCACTGAAGAGACTGTCAACAAAACAGGGTTGAAACTGTTAGTGACAAACCTCACAGCCAGTCACCACAGCTGCCGCTTGCTCGCCAGTGTTACGTCATTTCACACATTCAGGGCAAAGAGGCAGCCTGATGGTGGCGCTGTAGCTGACAGTTCACAGGCTTTCTCACACAGCTGAGAGAGAATTAAGCGGCAGATGTGACAACTTTGCGGCAAGATCTGATGATTCTGAAGAAGGGAACACTTCAGCTGAGAGGACgtgaaggcagcagaggaggaaagtaTTGTGCAGGCAGAACCACTGCCGTCTGCTACAAAGAGTGTAATGGTGAAATCTACCAGATGCATGAGGACATCTTTGAAGAGTGACCTGGCTGACATGTCCTGATTGGTTTCCTGTCCTCATGATGCTTGCTGGaggaaaagctgctgtttgaaaTCAATAAGTGGAAATTCCTTTAGAAGGTTGGCGTTTCTGTGTTCGCCTCACCCGGGGTTGTAGAGCATGACTGTGGACAGGTTCTCGCAGGACTGGGACAGGTCGGTCATGGACAGGCTGAAGGAGGACAGGAGACCGCTCTGAGGAGGACACACATGGTAAAGCACAGCTCTCAGCAGgtacagcagcaggaagaagcagacCCACCTTCCGTTTCTCCCGCAGTTTTGCTGCTTCCTTGGGATGGTTGAAGCGAAACATGTTGGTTCTGCCCAGTAAAATGACGGCACCTACACAGCCAGGTTTTTAAGATACGAAGCACCCTTTGACTAACAGAAATTGACTTCTCACCTTGGTTGAGCTGTGACGGTTCGGTCACCAGAACCCCGTTGACTGAACACTGAGCGCCGCTGAAGGGCGCCAGCGTCACCGTCCCATTCTTGTTCTCAAACATGCAGTGTTCGCTCTCCAGGTCCAGACCGTGCAGGACTACAGAGAGCAGAGGTCACCGGTGAGGGGTACAGGAGCAGCCACTCTGGAGCGTGCGGATGTTGCAGTTCCTAGAACCCTCCACCTGTCCAGCGGTATCAGCAGGACCACACTCACCAATGTCCTGTTCCGTGGATGCGTCCTCTCTGCCCACATACGTCCGTCCTTCCTGAGTCGGAAGCAGAAAACTGTAAGTTTCTGTCAGACCACTCAAACATATTTGGATCAGCTTTGTTGACTCGATAAACACCAATTTAACCCAAAGAGGAGGTGTGTCAGCTGACCTTTAAGTGATACAGGATGATGCCGGTGCTCAGTAGGTCATCATCGATTCCGATGAGGTGTGGCAGCTCTGAGTCCAGCACCACGCCGATCCCCTCTTTCCTCAGAGCCagcgtctcctcctgcacacGGGTTGAATGGAGAGTTTAACAGGTGAAAACCAATCACAccttcagtagcagcagctgagaAACCTGTCTGACCTTCAGGATGTTCTGCGTCTCATTCCACTTGTTAGTCCACTCTTTGGtcagctccagaacctgcagacaGCCTCAAAATCAGAACATTTCTGCCAACATCACAACAGTAGACCCAGTCACATGAGAGGACGTTTGACAGCCTACAGGAGGGGCAAAGCTGCGTTCTTCGGCTCTGAACTAGTCATTGGACTTTGGCTCCTCCCATCGATTGTCAGTTTGctacagtcccccccccccagcagaatCTCTAACACGGACTAAGAGACTGGACTCACTCTGGCTTCGTTCTGGTGCAGTTTCTCTTCCATGCTCAGAGCCGTGGGTGAATCCAGAAGAGCaatctgacaaaaacaaagtcaGGAGGTTCAGCAAAGAAATCTGAAATACACACTTCACCAGCAGCATTTTACAAATTTGCTTCCTCTGCATTAATTGTAACGGGACCATTTACTTCAGAAACATATTCGTAATCTTGTTCTTTACTGGCGTTTCACAATTGTGAAACTGTTCCTGCATTCTGGCAAACAAATGTTcaaaaacttgtttttcagtCCTGGCTGAAAGTGACTGTCACATCACACTGACCTGGTTGCCCTGAACTAGCAGAGCCTTCAGCCTGGCGATTTCAGCCCGAAGCTCTCGGATTAAGCGGACATTGCTGTCCTCGTTGATCGTGGGCTTGTTAATGATGTTCTTGGCTCGATTGGCGTAGCGAAGAGTGCTGAGCGTCTCACCATAGTTCACGTCAGCAGGGGAAATGGCTGAAACGAGTTTTACGCAGGATCAGTTTTGCTGCTACTCTCTCACATTTCTGAACATATGTTTGCTCACTGGCAATCATGATGGTCTTGGAGTTGCCCCCCAAACTGTCCTTCAGCAGCCACGTCAGCACTGAGTCTCTGTACGGAACAAACACTGACTTCTTCTGATTGGAGTTGACGCCATCTGATGACATGTCAGctggagagaaacaggaagtacaaCCATCATTACAATTGGACGCGCAGGTTTAAAACAGACATTCTGGTCTGCTGCCTGACCCAGCGATGAGATGACATTGCCCAGGGTGACCAGCGACTTGTTGATGTTCCCGCCCTCCTTCAGGCGGACGCCTGTGGCTCCTGTGGCGTCGGCTCGCTCGCTGCCGGCCAGATCAACCAGGTGGATCTTACTGACTGTCTCGCTGGGCATCTCGGCGTCAAACTTAGCCTGTAACAGACAGAAACCCAAAGGTGCCACCAGAGCTTCTCATCAGGGGGAGCAACATGTTTGCTCTCCTAGCAAACAGGATGGTCGTTCTTCCAATTACCAACAAAACAATTAATTTGAGAAGGCACCTGTGTGAAGTTGATGGTAAAGATGGCGTGTGAGCGGCTGCTGACGTCGTTCATGCCAGTGCTGGCTGTAGTGCGGTTGATGTTTCCTGCCTCCATCAGATCTTCCACATCGCTGTAGTTCTGGACCAGATGTTTGGACAAATCTGAAGTTCAGAAGGAGACCAGGTGAAAAAACCGAAGGTCCTCAGCTTAATGGTGCTCAGCCTGAGCTCAGCCTTACCTTCCACATACGGTCCATCTTTGGGATGTTCACGAACCCGAAGATTGTATGTCTGTGTGGATTTCCTCCTCAGTAGATCCCTCACCCTCTCATTGTAGATCTCCAGGTAACTAAAAACCATCAGTTGCATCAGTTGGATCAACCGTTTCATTTAGTGTTTTGGCAGCAGTGAAGGTAAAGACTCTAAATATCCCAACAACTGCAGCCTTACCTCACTTCAGTACGAAACGAAGCTGCGTCCCATCGAGTGGCCTCAGCAATTCGGCCGAACAGACCTTCGCAGAACCTCGGAATAAGACCAGCATCACCCTGAAAATGGACCTTTTGTCAAAGTTGATGCTTCGACCacatattgatgatgatgatgacgatacTATTACTAATTCCTTCTTGGTAATCAGTCTAAATAACACTGCTCGATAGATCAGTTGGACCATCCCGATAATCTAAAAACTCACTTCAGAGTTCAGAACCCACCGGAACACCCATCATGGTGTAGGACTTCCCAGAGCCGGTCTGGCCATAGGCAAACACACAGGCATTGTACCCCTCAAATGCCGCCTTCAGCACATCCAAACCCAAATCTTTGAAAACctgaagataaaaacatttgtTCAGTTTTGCTCTGACCTGGTCACCACGGTGAGCTCAAAATGACCTGATAACGGTTGTCAACTCTGCTCAGGTTCATTTATCAAAGAGGCACAAACACATAAAACTCTCTAACTACAGCAGAACTGGTTGCAGGACCACTGTGGTCTGCAGGACCGTCTACCACTAACGTCCCTCAGCTGGACTCAAACGCTTGTTTACCTTCTCCTGCGAGACGAAGGCAGAGATCTTACAGTCCGAGGAATCGTAGGAGAAGTCGTATGTGAAGGTTTtgactctgtctctcatggactcgcCCGTGATACTCTCAAGGCTCTTTGGGAAACAGACAAATTTAGGAGGATGACTGACCGACTGCACgcacctgcgtgtgtgtttggaaggGGGTACCTTCATGTTGGTGATGGAGGTTTTGTTTCCCTCCATCTTGACAATGGATGTGGCAGTCAGATCCTTTTCcctgaaaataaacatcaaTATTCTCATTTGTGTTCGTCTGGTTGATATTGCTAAAGATAAATGTCAAATGTCGACATGAAAACACAAGTGTTAAACATGTCtatgtaaattctcagtcatccaggtcattgtatccaaggtagttttctctgtcaactggactgggctTCTATccagccttctggatagaaggcgaaacgtcttcaagagaagaaacccagtccagttgacagagaaaactaccttggaagtGTTAAACATCAACAAAAACACCTAAATTCCTCTAGGAAGGTGTAGTTGTATTTGCAGATCTTGGGTGTCCTGCGATGAAGGACCGTTTCCCAGCTGCTACTCCTGTTTAatcttctcctccaccctgtTTGTTCAGCTACATCCTTCATCAGACTCAGTCCTCAACAACAGACTCAGACCGTTCAGTCCCCAACAAAGACGTTCGTTATGACAGAAATCCCTTTCTATTCAGACTTTTGAACACGTCCTTTTCACCTTTGGACTTCAATCAATATTTTACTATATCGTTCTTCGCTAAATAATACGAATTAATTCACAGCCAACGGTTTGTACCCTTATAGACTGACTAGCTGAAACTTCTTGTGCCGAACTCACCGCCTGTTCATGGGTCTGACCCGGACAGCCACCCGGACCGAAGCCATCGCGCATCCCGCTGTACTTGATCCACTTAGGTCGGTCCGCCTCGAAGCGAAAGGCTGCTTTTTAACAGCAAAGAGAGCTAACAGGTTAGCGTCAACCTCTGGATAGACCCGTTGCCTTCtaaaggggggggaaaaaatcacaaaaataacCAGAACAACTGCGCGTCAATAGGACAAGCGGTGACGCTGACGGGCAGAAACAGAAAGTATCGCTGCCTGATGGTTTCGCAGCCCTGTCAGAGAGAGGCTCTCGTGAGCCTGTAGCctattagcctgttagctgagCCCGGTTTATCATGAAAGGACGCGAATATCAGCTGATGAAAACATTGAATCTCTACGGAAGCCTGCACACAAAGCTATTGCACAACAATTAACAGACTAGTTTGCAAAAAAGCTGACGTTGTATGTAATCGTTTAACGTGAACCTACTTGAGCAATGCAAGAAAAGTCTATAGTAACGCAAATGTGAATGATCTTTTAAATGTTACTCGTGTTCACACTGTTGTTGTCAGTCTTGCATGGAAACTCATGGTTgctgatgcttttattgtgaagtctgcatttttttccttcaagTGATCAAACAACACGTTTAAGGATCAAAGGGTCGAATGGGGCTTTGATCTTCAATGATCAAAGGTAGACGTTTTGTTTCGGAGCAACATAGGGGATTAAAATGCTACATTATAATGAGGCTGTTATATTACTCTACACACCCATGCTACTGATTaagtttttttccatttcagtgtCTCTGATTCTAGGTTAGCAGCCCTGGAGGGGCACAAGGTCAACATTGATAGGTGGTGGTTGCCAAGGGGACTTTTGATGGTCATTCATTGGCCTTCAAGCAGCAGAAGCAATGCACATTGCCCCTCTACTGATGGAGCTCCACTGCTAACCTGGAGCTGCTCACATCAAGTTTGTACCTTTTTCTGACCTACAGATTGCCAACTGGATCTGCTCCCTTTTTCTGGAACAGTCTTGGAGTCCATCTACCCCTTATCTACTGCATTCCTCACATGAGGGTCGTCTGGAAAATCCGCCTAT is a window from the Takifugu rubripes chromosome 17, fTakRub1.2, whole genome shotgun sequence genome containing:
- the kif16ba gene encoding kinesin-like protein KIF16B isoform X3; the encoded protein is MASVRVAVRVRPMNRREKDLTATSIVKMEGNKTSITNMKVPPSKHTRRCVQSVSHPPKFVCFPKSLESITGESMRDRVKTFTYDFSYDSSDCKISAFVSQEKVFKDLGLDVLKAAFEGYNACVFAYGQTGSGKSYTMMGVPGDAGLIPRFCEGLFGRIAEATRWDAASFRTEVSYLEIYNERVRDLLRRKSTQTYNLRVREHPKDGPYVEDLSKHLVQNYSDVEDLMEAGNINRTTASTGMNDVSSRSHAIFTINFTQAKFDAEMPSETVSKIHLVDLAGSERADATGATGVRLKEGGNINKSLVTLGNVISSLADMSSDGVNSNQKKSVFVPYRDSVLTWLLKDSLGGNSKTIMIATISPADVNYGETLSTLRYANRAKNIINKPTINEDSNVRLIRELRAEIARLKALLVQGNQIALLDSPTALSMEEKLHQNEARVLELTKEWTNKWNETQNILKEETLALRKEGIGVVLDSELPHLIGIDDDLLSTGIILYHLKEGRTYVGREDASTEQDIVLHGLDLESEHCMFENKNGTVTLAPFSGAQCSVNGVLVTEPSQLNQGAVILLGRTNMFRFNHPKEAAKLREKRKSGLLSSFSLSMTDLSQSCENLSTVMLYNPGLEFERQQREELEKLEFKRRLIKEMEAKHQSEKADLERLQQEVESQRKESEQVQQRILRQEESLRRRSQDIESRLRDFLAEKERFEKERCLEILGPRLQQHHWQQEGKVDEEQRRWQDATEQTEIYRELERLKREREEQKLHLEAQHRRLEEQEREQLSLVGRLEEQLREKHEEASTLLIRDNAHRLEEEHQALAEIREALLRAKEAGERLGPQDGSKLAKSAQDRYSNFKEAQVKELGQLEMELLQQRERLEKEAGVEHNTLLLLNCSLRERQQQDREETQGVAALCLEEQLLKQAEHKLQFKERQLSRIVGLLPALTEEKQRAMETLERSGGVDSGNPPGLNNTLYQVEKELEDQEEKLKLHRHSAQQLQQLQETYEFTANVARQEEKVRRKEKEILESKEKQQREAMEQAVARLERRHSALRRSISLEPEDEELRQRSCRNLKTSTELDQQRVEQEIQKLKRRISEGEETRSHSGGSDEKISPVHLHSLSPLLPPLSDDSRIKAYIEEEVQRRLRNINLMNGCSSTLDPSMSCQSLGDEEKLLNLNPRRHKYEHLISRSLGTSATLWEPVRISVPRYFLRGQGKDEHFEFEVKITVHNDTWTVFRRYSRFREMHRSLKLKYPELAALEFPPKKLFGNRDERMVAERRNHLERYLRNLFQVMLLSSDSPLRPDGGLQLTKWDVCVRYNPAAVIKAYPKPAIRRHTAATIGRAGRNLVRAKQKL
- the kif16ba gene encoding kinesin-like protein KIF16B isoform X5 translates to MASVRVAVRVRPMNRREKDLTATSIVKMEGNKTSITNMKSLESITGESMRDRVKTFTYDFSYDSSDCKISAFVSQEKVFKDLGLDVLKAAFEGYNACVFAYGQTGSGKSYTMMGVPGDAGLIPRFCEGLFGRIAEATRWDAASFRTEVSYLEIYNERVRDLLRRKSTQTYNLRVREHPKDGPYVEDLSKHLVQNYSDVEDLMEAGNINRTTASTGMNDVSSRSHAIFTINFTQAKFDAEMPSETVSKIHLVDLAGSERADATGATGVRLKEGGNINKSLVTLGNVISSLADMSSDGVNSNQKKSVFVPYRDSVLTWLLKDSLGGNSKTIMIATISPADVNYGETLSTLRYANRAKNIINKPTINEDSNVRLIRELRAEIARLKALLVQGNQIALLDSPTALSMEEKLHQNEARVLELTKEWTNKWNETQNILKEETLALRKEGIGVVLDSELPHLIGIDDDLLSTGIILYHLKEGRTYVGREDASTEQDIVLHGLDLESEHCMFENKNGTVTLAPFSGAQCSVNGVLVTEPSQLNQGAVILLGRTNMFRFNHPKEAAKLREKRKSGLLSSFSLSMTDLSQSCENLSTVMLYNPGLEFERQQREELEKLEFKRRLIKEMEAKHQSEKADLERLQQEVESQRKESEQVQQRILRQEESLRRRSQDIESRLRDFLAEKERFEKERCLEILGPRLQQHHWQQEGKVDEEQRRWQDATEQTEIYRELERLKREREEQKLHLEAQHRRLEEQEREQLSLVGRLEEQLREKHEEASTLLIRDNAHRLEEEHQALAEIREALLRAKEAGERLGPQDGSKLAKSAQDRYSNFKEAQVKELGQLEMELLQQRERLEKEAGVEHNTLLLLNCSLRERQQQDREETQGVAALCLEEQLLKQAEHKLQFKERQLSRIVGLLPALTEEKQRAMETLERSGGVDSGNPPGLNNTLYQVEKELEDQEEKLKLHRHSAQQLQQLQETYEFTANVARQEEKVRRKEKEILESKEKQQREAMEQAVARLERRHSALRRSISLEPEDEELRQRSCRNLKTSTELDQQRVEQEIQKLKRRISEGEETRSHSGGSDEKISPVHLHSLSPLLPPLSDDSRIKAYIEEEVQRRLRNINLMNGCSSTLDPSMSCQSLGDEEKLLNLNPRRHKYEHLISRSLGTSATLWEPVRISVPRYFLRGQGKDEHFEFEVKITVHNDTWTVFRRYSRFREMHRSLKLKYPELAALEFPPKKLFGNRDERMVAERRNHLERYLRNLFQVMLLSSDSPLRPDGGLQLTKWDVCVRYNPAAVIKAYPKPAIRRHTAATIGRAGRNLVRAKQKL